The Deinococcus radiotolerans region AACGCCGCTTCGAACAGGCCCTCGCGCAGTTCCCCCACCGCGATCAGGTTGACGTGAACTGGCATGCCTTCGAACTCGACCCCGGCACCCCCGCCGCCCACCCCCTGAGCATGCGCGACGCCCTGGCCCAGAAGTACGGCCGCAGCCCCACCGACGCCCAGGGCATGATGGACCACGTCACCCGCACCGCCGCCGGGGAAGGCCTCGAGTACCACTTCGAGCGCGCCCGCCTGGGCAACACCTTCCAGGCCCACCAGCTCATCCACCACGCCGCGCAGCACGGAAAGCAGGACGCCATGAAAGAACGCCTGCTGCGCGCCTACATGAGTGACGGCGACCTCGTCAGCGACCTCGACACCCTGGTGCGCCTCGCGCAGGAGGTCGGCCTGGACGGCACTGAGGTCCGCGCGGCCCTGCTCGATGGCCGCCACGCGCAGGCCGTGCGGCAGGACGAGGCGCAGGCCCAGGCGCTGGGCATCAGCGGCGTGCCGTTCTTCGTGCTGGGCGGCAAGTACGGCGTCAGCGGCGCCCAGGACCCACAGACCCTGCTGGGCGCCCTGACCCAGGTGTGGCAGGAAACCCACCC contains the following coding sequences:
- a CDS encoding DsbA family oxidoreductase yields the protein MNPSFAPTAPDRLRVDIWSDVACPWCYIGKRRFEQALAQFPHRDQVDVNWHAFELDPGTPAAHPLSMRDALAQKYGRSPTDAQGMMDHVTRTAAGEGLEYHFERARLGNTFQAHQLIHHAAQHGKQDAMKERLLRAYMSDGDLVSDLDTLVRLAQEVGLDGTEVRAALLDGRHAQAVRQDEAQAQALGISGVPFFVLGGKYGVSGAQDPQTLLGALTQVWQETHPAPLQMLGADATADGCEDGQCAVPERA